A stretch of Triticum aestivum cultivar Chinese Spring chromosome 1D, IWGSC CS RefSeq v2.1, whole genome shotgun sequence DNA encodes these proteins:
- the LOC123180588 gene encoding DNA-directed RNA polymerase V subunit 7: MVFLQEEMSWNVLISPDQLSPKGLLLRKSIIVRLLEDVTNRKASKEHGYYIAVNELKTISEGKVRELTGDVLFPVTFTCITQRPMKGEILVGSVEKILKHGVFLKSGPIESIFLSEKSMSDYKYMGGENPMFMNDHSKLERDTAVRFKVMGFRWMEADRQFQLLASLAGDFLGPL; encoded by the coding sequence ATGGTTTTCCTTCAGGAAGAGATGTCTTGGAACGTGCTGATCTCACCGGACCAGCTGAGCCCCAAGGGCCTGCTGCTCCGCAAGTCCATCATCGTGCGTCTTCTGGAGGACGTCACCAACAGGAAGGCCTCCAAGGAGCATGGCTACTACATTGCTGTAAACGAGCTGAAGACAATCTCTGAAGGGAAGGTTCGTGAGCTGACCGGAGACGTTCTTTTCCCGGTCACATTCACCTGCATCACCCAGAGGCCTATGAAGGGGGAGATCTTGGTCGGCTCCGTGGAGAAGATCCTCAAGCACGGTGTCTTCCTCAAATCGGGGCCGATTGAAAGCATCTTCCTGTCGGAGAAATCGATGAGCGACTACAAGTACATGGGCGGCGAGAACCCCATGTTCATGAATGACCACTCGAAGCTGGAGAGGGACACCGCTGTGCGCTTCAAGGTCATGGGGTTCCGCTGGATGGAGGCAGACCGCCAGTTCCAGCTCCTTGCGTCGCTGGCTGGTGATTTCCTCGGGCCGCTGTGA